In one window of Streptomyces sp. NBC_00193 DNA:
- a CDS encoding DUF4394 domain-containing protein, with amino-acid sequence MRTRSTVLALSAVLAAACAAPALAAGSGIGTPPESRPAVEHRGLTAVGLTSEQRLVEFDVDKPSKTRSLGKVSGLVGDAKLVGIDFRVHNEQLYGVGDQGGIYTLSTADAKATKVSQLTVALSGMRFGVDFNPAANRLRVISDTGQNLRHNIDDNAAALTTTVDGTLANPTTPPSTALGVTGAAYTNNDLNAATGTTLFDLDTMADRISLQSPANAGTLAPTGSLGVNAALDAGFDIYHSPESGLNKGFAALDAGNGHSLYEINLLTGKASSLGAFPNKQQVTDIALPLNQE; translated from the coding sequence ATGCGTACTCGCAGCACTGTTCTCGCCCTGTCCGCCGTTCTGGCGGCCGCCTGCGCCGCTCCGGCCCTCGCCGCGGGATCCGGCATCGGCACGCCGCCGGAGTCGCGGCCTGCCGTGGAACACCGCGGCCTGACGGCCGTCGGGCTCACCTCCGAGCAGCGGCTGGTGGAGTTCGACGTCGACAAGCCCTCCAAGACCCGGTCGCTGGGCAAGGTATCCGGCCTGGTCGGCGACGCCAAGCTCGTCGGAATCGACTTCCGCGTCCACAACGAGCAGCTGTACGGCGTCGGTGACCAAGGCGGCATCTACACCCTGAGCACCGCCGACGCGAAGGCGACCAAGGTCTCCCAGCTCACCGTCGCCCTGTCGGGCATGCGGTTCGGAGTCGACTTCAACCCGGCCGCCAACCGTCTGCGCGTCATTTCCGACACGGGACAGAACCTGCGCCACAACATCGACGACAACGCCGCCGCGCTGACCACCACGGTGGACGGTACGCTCGCCAACCCCACCACCCCGCCCTCGACCGCGCTGGGCGTCACCGGCGCCGCCTACACCAACAACGATCTCAACGCCGCGACCGGCACCACGCTGTTCGACCTCGACACGATGGCCGACCGGATCTCCCTGCAGTCCCCGGCCAACGCCGGCACCCTCGCCCCCACGGGCAGTCTCGGTGTCAACGCCGCCCTCGATGCCGGATTCGACATTTATCACTCACCCGAGTCCGGCCTGAACAAGGGCTTCGCCGCCCTCGACGCGGGCAACGGCCATAGCCTCTACGAGATCAACCTGCTCACCGGCAAGGCGAGCAGCCTCGGAGCGTTCCCGAACAAGCAGCAGGTCACCGACATCGCCCTGCCTCTGAACCAGGAGTGA
- a CDS encoding RNA polymerase sigma factor, producing MTAERDARPQRPGVVDRPDDALLAVRAAEGDEEAFERLVRRHGPGMLRLASQLLGNKAEAEDAVQEAFVSAWRKLPEFRGDAGFATWLHRIVTNRCLNTLRARRPATDIDDLPDQAAPDHQSSPERAAESQAAVHALGKAMGVLSPEQRACWILREIETMSYEMIAETVGISQEAVRARVFRARRSLTEAMSAWR from the coding sequence GTGACGGCTGAGCGGGACGCAAGGCCACAGCGCCCGGGAGTGGTGGACCGGCCCGACGACGCCCTCCTCGCCGTCAGGGCGGCGGAGGGAGACGAGGAGGCCTTCGAGCGCCTGGTCCGCCGACACGGCCCCGGCATGCTGCGGCTTGCCTCGCAGCTCCTGGGGAACAAGGCGGAAGCCGAGGACGCCGTCCAGGAGGCCTTCGTCAGCGCATGGCGCAAACTCCCCGAATTCCGCGGCGATGCGGGATTCGCCACCTGGCTGCACCGGATCGTCACCAACCGCTGTCTGAACACACTGCGGGCCCGGCGCCCCGCCACCGACATCGACGATCTGCCCGACCAGGCCGCGCCCGACCACCAGAGTTCCCCCGAGCGCGCGGCCGAATCCCAGGCCGCCGTTCACGCCCTCGGCAAGGCGATGGGCGTCCTGTCGCCGGAACAACGCGCCTGCTGGATCCTGCGGGAGATCGAGACGATGTCGTACGAGATGATCGCGGAGACGGTCGGAATCAGCCAGGAAGCCGTACGGGCCAGAGTGTTCCGGGCACGGCGCAGTCTCACGGAGGCGATGAGCGCATGGCGATGA
- a CDS encoding Asp23/Gls24 family envelope stress response protein, with the protein MTTANNAERALVMAGQAVLGVKGVAFLKPALGDLLRTAVTSAAALRSPATAPQRPPGIRITSLPGKGQVVEVHVVLLRGHRALDVTRAIRETVQAVHASTQPIPVHVTVTVTGIVSTAPHDQPAHPGT; encoded by the coding sequence ATGACCACAGCGAACAACGCCGAACGGGCCCTGGTGATGGCCGGCCAGGCAGTCCTGGGCGTCAAGGGCGTCGCCTTCCTCAAACCCGCCCTGGGCGATCTGCTGCGCACCGCGGTCACCTCCGCAGCAGCACTCCGGTCTCCGGCCACCGCTCCCCAACGCCCGCCAGGCATCCGGATCACCAGCCTCCCGGGGAAAGGGCAGGTCGTCGAGGTCCACGTCGTCCTGCTGCGCGGGCATCGGGCCCTGGACGTCACGCGAGCCATCCGCGAGACCGTCCAGGCGGTCCACGCCTCCACGCAGCCGATCCCGGTTCACGTCACCGTGACCGTGACCGGGATCGTCTCCACCGCGCCGCACGATCAGCCGGCCCACCCCGGTACGTAG
- a CDS encoding DUF6286 domain-containing Asp23/Gls24 family envelope stress response protein: MTTIADRVVRKVAEQAAREALTGSGGTVRRGTASVRGHSAEVGVDIALGYRGVAGEAAHAVQEHVAERTAHLTGLHVPAPRIGVRALATIHGAPALVAGPAASPPERARGRRWSERRLPVGVLAVLALAVTAALLRDVAAVHLRGRAPAPWRGQVLGWLTGHGPATTPSWAAGTLVVAGLWMIVLALAPGHRSDLVMSTSDPGVRAVIGRRSASHLVRAAVCQVPGVTGARIRVGRRRLTVWADLAHGDRSHARDGVTEAVTGAVQEWGPAAPARTRVRVRVRPSPSWHPTPTPQEEGEADGPYA, translated from the coding sequence ATGACCACGATCGCCGACCGAGTGGTTCGCAAGGTCGCCGAGCAGGCCGCGCGGGAAGCACTCACCGGCTCCGGCGGCACGGTGCGCAGAGGGACTGCCTCGGTACGCGGGCACTCGGCCGAGGTCGGCGTGGACATCGCCCTCGGCTACCGCGGCGTGGCAGGCGAGGCCGCCCACGCCGTACAAGAGCATGTCGCCGAGCGCACCGCGCACCTGACGGGGCTGCACGTACCCGCCCCGCGCATCGGTGTCCGCGCACTCGCAACGATCCACGGCGCACCGGCCCTCGTCGCCGGCCCGGCTGCTTCCCCGCCGGAACGGGCGCGCGGGCGCAGATGGTCCGAACGCCGTCTCCCGGTCGGAGTCCTGGCGGTCCTGGCCTTGGCCGTGACCGCAGCCCTGCTCCGGGATGTGGCCGCCGTGCACCTCCGGGGACGAGCACCGGCGCCGTGGCGAGGACAGGTGCTCGGCTGGCTCACCGGCCACGGTCCGGCGACCACACCGTCCTGGGCCGCAGGAACGCTCGTCGTGGCAGGTCTGTGGATGATCGTGCTGGCTCTCGCTCCCGGACACCGAAGCGATCTGGTGATGTCCACGTCCGACCCGGGCGTACGCGCCGTCATCGGCCGGCGCTCCGCCTCACACCTGGTGCGTGCTGCCGTCTGTCAGGTCCCCGGCGTCACCGGCGCCCGCATACGGGTAGGCCGAAGGCGGCTGACCGTCTGGGCCGACCTTGCCCACGGCGACCGGTCCCACGCCCGTGACGGCGTCACGGAAGCCGTCACGGGCGCGGTGCAGGAGTGGGGGCCGGCCGCGCCTGCGCGAACTCGCGTGCGCGTGCGCGTGCGCCCGAGCCCCTCGTGGCACCCGACGCCCACTCCGCAGGAGGAAGGAGAAGCCGATGGACCGTACGCGTAA
- a CDS encoding cobalamin-binding protein, whose product MHIVSLLPAATDIVVDLGLAADLVGRTHECDWPPAVVASVPVVTRAEFDADALSSREISAAVGGAAHSGSSLYTLDTEALAALAPDVLLTQDLCQVCAVSYEAVSRAVRLMDAGPRVLSLEPRTLDDVLDCLVTVGELLGVREAAERRRSELLDRLAGVRRATAGRPRPRVVAIEWLDPLWPAGHWVPEQITCAGGEPLLAAPGEHTTPMTWDAVREARPDVVLVLPCGFPPERTLTEIDLLTSLAGWEELPAVRTGQVWVLDGPAYFNRPGPRVVRGAEVLAHVLHGARAGDPVTEAEARRLVRA is encoded by the coding sequence ATGCACATCGTCTCCCTGCTTCCCGCGGCCACGGACATCGTGGTGGACCTCGGACTCGCCGCCGACCTGGTCGGACGCACCCATGAATGCGACTGGCCACCCGCGGTGGTCGCCTCGGTTCCCGTCGTCACCCGCGCCGAATTCGACGCGGACGCACTCAGCAGCCGGGAGATCTCCGCCGCGGTGGGCGGCGCGGCACACAGCGGATCCTCGCTCTACACCCTGGACACCGAGGCTCTTGCCGCGCTCGCCCCGGACGTCCTGCTCACCCAGGACCTCTGCCAGGTCTGTGCGGTGTCCTACGAGGCTGTCTCCCGGGCGGTGCGCCTCATGGACGCCGGACCCCGTGTTCTGAGCCTGGAACCGCGAACCCTGGACGACGTGTTGGACTGCCTCGTCACCGTGGGCGAGCTGTTGGGAGTCCGTGAAGCGGCCGAGCGGCGGCGCAGCGAGTTGCTCGACCGGCTCGCCGGGGTACGGCGCGCGACGGCGGGCCGGCCTCGGCCCCGGGTGGTGGCCATCGAGTGGCTCGACCCTCTGTGGCCCGCCGGACACTGGGTGCCGGAGCAGATCACGTGTGCGGGCGGGGAACCGCTGCTGGCCGCGCCCGGAGAGCACACCACACCGATGACGTGGGACGCAGTGCGCGAGGCACGCCCGGACGTCGTCCTGGTGCTGCCGTGCGGGTTCCCGCCCGAACGGACCTTGACCGAGATCGATCTGCTCACCTCGCTGGCCGGCTGGGAGGAACTGCCCGCCGTACGAACGGGGCAGGTGTGGGTGCTGGACGGGCCCGCCTACTTCAACCGACCCGGTCCGCGTGTGGTCCGGGGCGCCGAGGTGCTCGCCCATGTGCTGCACGGGGCGCGGGCCGGGGATCCTGTGACCGAGGCCGAGGCGAGGCGGTTGGTTCGGGCTTGA
- a CDS encoding Asp23/Gls24 family envelope stress response protein gives MSTQELAPVTTTRKDGSATTTLSTGQSGASEPASTRGKTSIADVVVVKIAGMAAREIPGVHDMGGGLSRTLGAVRDRVPGGRPDVGRGIKVEVGERQTAIDVDLVVEYGVPITDVARDVRENVIAAVERITGLEVVEVNVAVNDVHLPQDAEPATLTENRVE, from the coding sequence ATGAGCACGCAGGAACTGGCCCCGGTCACCACCACCCGCAAGGACGGCTCGGCCACCACGACATTGAGCACGGGGCAGAGCGGCGCCTCGGAGCCTGCGTCCACCCGCGGGAAGACGTCCATCGCCGACGTCGTCGTGGTCAAGATCGCAGGCATGGCAGCACGCGAGATCCCCGGTGTCCACGACATGGGCGGCGGCCTGTCGCGCACCCTGGGCGCGGTGCGCGACCGGGTGCCCGGCGGCCGCCCCGACGTCGGACGCGGGATCAAGGTGGAAGTCGGTGAGCGTCAGACGGCGATCGACGTCGATCTCGTCGTCGAGTACGGCGTCCCGATCACCGACGTCGCCCGCGACGTGCGCGAGAACGTGATCGCGGCGGTGGAGCGCATCACCGGGCTGGAGGTCGTCGAGGTGAACGTGGCCGTCAATGACGTCCACCTTCCCCAGGACGCCGAGCCGGCCACCCTGACCGAGAACAGGGTCGAGTGA
- a CDS encoding TetR/AcrR family transcriptional regulator, with protein sequence MPTSETGPARPQHPALPQGVKGAGTDAGAASRPAATAPVDRKRQPSGDEARGRAMRAAISVIAEKGTAALRMSDIAARAGMSTGHILYHFGKKDRLLLEVLAWSQADLWARFREACDRAASPAEKLDLFVRFYLPRHQGDERYALWTQVLAQRHDEAGRHVLTALLDGWDERLEAILREGMDLGHFAEVDVAEFTIRAVAMLSGLSEDVMFGRSRWQDTSAHAFALTALERELRPTGQA encoded by the coding sequence ATGCCGACGTCAGAGACCGGGCCCGCGCGGCCGCAGCACCCTGCCCTGCCGCAGGGTGTGAAGGGGGCGGGGACCGACGCCGGTGCTGCTTCCCGGCCGGCTGCTACGGCCCCGGTCGACAGGAAGCGTCAGCCCAGCGGGGACGAGGCGCGGGGGCGGGCGATGCGGGCCGCCATCAGTGTCATCGCAGAGAAGGGCACCGCGGCCCTGCGGATGTCGGACATCGCCGCGCGGGCCGGCATGAGCACCGGGCACATCCTCTACCACTTCGGCAAGAAGGACCGCCTCCTGCTCGAAGTCCTCGCATGGAGCCAAGCGGACCTCTGGGCCCGCTTCCGGGAGGCCTGCGACCGGGCCGCATCGCCTGCGGAGAAGCTGGACCTGTTCGTCCGCTTCTACCTGCCCCGCCACCAGGGTGACGAACGCTATGCCCTGTGGACGCAGGTGCTGGCCCAGCGCCACGACGAAGCGGGCCGGCACGTCCTCACCGCGCTGCTGGACGGCTGGGACGAGCGGCTGGAAGCCATCCTTCGGGAGGGCATGGACCTGGGACACTTCGCCGAGGTGGACGTTGCCGAGTTCACCATCCGGGCCGTGGCCATGCTGAGCGGTCTCTCCGAAGACGTGATGTTCGGACGGTCTCGCTGGCAGGACACCTCCGCGCACGCGTTCGCCCTGACCGCCCTCGAACGCGAACTGCGTCCGACCGGTCAGGCGTGA